The Hymenobacter sp. DG25A nucleotide sequence CATCCAGCACAAAGCCAAAGCGGCTCTGGTCGAACACTACGCCGAGCTGCTCGCCATCCTGTACGTAGTCGCCGACCAGCTTATCGACGCTGGACAGCACCCCGGCGCGGCCGGCCGCTATGCGCACCACGCCGCTGAAGCGCAGGCGCGGGTCGCCGGTGAGCTTATCCAGATGCAGCGTGCGGGCTTCCTTGGTTTGCAGGGTGAAAACCGTTTGGCCGGCCCGCACCCGCTGGCCCGGCACGGGCACGGGCGCCAGCAGGTAGCCGGTGGTGGTGGCCCGCAGCACATCCTTGGCCGGGTACGCTGATACCGCGCTCAGATGCAGGACGTCGGAAACTGTATCCGTCTGCACGTGCACCACCGTTACGGCGGGGCGGGCGCGCACCGCCGCTTCTTCATCAGGCTCTTCCGTGGCCTGCTCCTGGCATTGGGTCAAGCAGATCAGACCCAGCAACGGCACTAGCCACCGGGCCAGCCCGCCGCCAGAATATCGAACCCCAAAGCCTTTTATAACACGCATATAAAGAGCAGGAAAAAATCGAATGAATCATGGAAAAGCCTGGGCTTATTCCCCCAGATAATCAATAGCATACAGGGTACGCAAACGCTCGGTTTCGGCCTGCGTGAGGTTAAACTGAAAGGCGCGGTAGCTATTTACCAGCTGCAGGTAATCGAGAATGGAAATATCACCGGTAGCCAGCTGTTGCCGGCCGGCTTTCACCAGGGCTTCGGCCACTTTCAACTGCTGGCGCAGGGTGGCGCTCAGCTGATTGCTGGCCTGCACCAGCCCTTCCAG carries:
- a CDS encoding efflux RND transporter periplasmic adaptor subunit — encoded protein: MRVIKGFGVRYSGGGLARWLVPLLGLICLTQCQEQATEEPDEEAAVRARPAVTVVHVQTDTVSDVLHLSAVSAYPAKDVLRATTTGYLLAPVPVPGQRVRAGQTVFTLQTKEARTLHLDKLTGDPRLRFSGVVRIAAGRAGVLSSVDKLVGDYVQDGEQLGVVFDQSRFGFVLDVPATQLRYVHTGQPCRITLPDGRVLPGRVAELLPTTDMASQTQRYTVQVVGPVPQLPENLAVTIEVDKTAPYQAQILPREAVLSDETQTNFWVMRLLNDSTAVQVPVQPGQEHAGHLEIKSPRFSPQDRIVATGNYGLEDSAAVKLVRP